The Micromonospora sp. NBC_01740 genome includes a window with the following:
- a CDS encoding DUF998 domain-containing protein has translation MATLAAPAVRRSPDRLLLAGALAGPVFFASATAQMLTREGFDITRHPISQLATGSLGWIQITTFVLAGLGGLALAAGISRTLTEGVGRRALPILVGTFGAGLVAAGLFTMDPENGFPAGTPDGPVDRMSWHSVAHSASATVAFTALAVAATVLAVRCGRRRAVLPAVLSGLAALVLLLPMSPDRMSIQIAVNGLVAFTWTTVLALSLRRPA, from the coding sequence ATGGCCACCCTCGCCGCCCCCGCCGTCCGCCGCTCACCCGACCGCCTGTTGCTCGCCGGCGCCCTCGCCGGACCGGTCTTCTTCGCCTCGGCCACCGCCCAGATGCTGACCCGGGAGGGCTTCGACATCACCCGGCACCCGATCAGCCAGCTCGCCACCGGCAGCCTCGGCTGGATCCAGATCACGACGTTCGTCCTCGCCGGCCTCGGCGGGCTGGCGCTGGCAGCCGGGATCAGCCGCACCCTCACCGAGGGGGTCGGCCGGCGCGCGCTGCCGATCCTCGTCGGGACCTTCGGCGCCGGCCTGGTCGCCGCCGGCCTGTTCACCATGGACCCGGAGAACGGCTTCCCGGCCGGCACCCCCGACGGGCCGGTCGACCGGATGTCCTGGCACAGCGTCGCGCACTCGGCCTCGGCCACCGTCGCCTTCACCGCGCTGGCCGTCGCCGCCACCGTGCTGGCCGTGCGGTGCGGGCGCCGCCGAGCCGTGCTGCCGGCCGTGCTGAGCGGCCTCGCCGCGCTCGTCCTGCTGCTGCCCATGTCGCCGGACCGGATGAGCATCCAGATCGCCGTGAACGGACTCGTCGCCTTCACCTGGACGACAGTCCTCGCCCTGTCCCTGCGCCGTCCCGCCTGA
- a CDS encoding YciI family protein, with the protein MKYLLLSYTPAAAWDGATADVPSEEAMAAFAAYQRFERELTETGELVGSEGLGHPVVSATVRPTPAGVVATDGPFAELKEVLASFAVIDVASRERAVEIASRIVEALGEPIEIRPIMGEDFTA; encoded by the coding sequence GTGAAATACCTGCTGCTCAGTTACACGCCGGCCGCCGCCTGGGACGGCGCGACCGCCGACGTCCCGTCCGAGGAGGCGATGGCCGCGTTCGCCGCGTACCAGAGGTTCGAGCGGGAGCTGACCGAGACCGGCGAGCTCGTCGGCAGCGAGGGCCTCGGCCACCCCGTGGTCAGCGCCACCGTACGCCCGACCCCGGCCGGTGTGGTCGCCACCGACGGGCCGTTCGCCGAGCTGAAGGAGGTCCTGGCCAGCTTCGCCGTGATCGACGTGGCGAGTCGGGAACGGGCCGTCGAGATCGCCTCGCGGATCGTCGAGGCGCTGGGTGAGCCCATCGAGATCCGGCCGATCATGGGCGAGGACTTCACGGCATGA
- a CDS encoding RNA polymerase sigma factor, translated as MPTDVEHLLRTEAPQVLGALVRRFGHFDVAEDAVQEALLAASRAWPVDGVPENPRSWLIRIGYRRMVDLLRSEGARRRREREAGTAELAMREPARLASPPPETDDSLTLLLLCCHPALSSSSQVALTLRAVGGLTTAEIAHAHGTTEGTMGTRISRAKQQLARAGARFTPPTDADRHDRVTAVTRVLYLIFNEGYTASAGAELARVDLTREAIRLARMLHASLPDDAEVAGLLALMLLTESRRAARTGRDDELVPLDEQDRTRWNPDLIREGTALIDSVWNRREVGPYQLQAAIAAVHADAGSPENTDWPQIAALYLWLERLHPTAPVRLSRVVAVARAYGPARGLALLDDLNRRFGLDREPLTRQRERAVRAHLLETTGDAQGAATRYREAAALTANQVERRYLLHRADRLD; from the coding sequence TTGCCCACGGACGTCGAGCACCTGCTGCGTACCGAGGCGCCGCAGGTGCTCGGCGCGCTGGTGCGGCGCTTCGGTCACTTCGACGTGGCCGAGGACGCGGTGCAGGAGGCACTGCTCGCCGCGAGCCGGGCGTGGCCGGTCGACGGCGTGCCGGAGAACCCGCGCAGCTGGCTGATCCGGATCGGCTACCGGCGGATGGTCGACCTGCTCCGCTCCGAGGGGGCCCGGCGCCGACGCGAGCGGGAAGCCGGAACAGCCGAACTGGCCATGCGGGAACCCGCCCGGCTGGCCTCCCCTCCGCCGGAGACCGACGACAGCCTCACCCTGCTGCTGCTCTGCTGCCATCCGGCGCTGAGCAGCAGCTCCCAGGTGGCGCTCACGCTGCGCGCGGTGGGGGGTCTGACGACCGCCGAGATCGCACACGCCCACGGGACGACCGAGGGCACCATGGGCACCCGGATCAGCCGCGCCAAACAGCAACTGGCCCGTGCCGGCGCCCGCTTCACCCCGCCGACCGACGCCGACCGGCACGACCGGGTGACCGCGGTGACGCGGGTTCTCTACCTGATCTTCAACGAGGGCTACACGGCCTCCGCCGGGGCCGAACTCGCCCGCGTGGACCTGACCCGCGAGGCGATCCGGCTGGCCCGGATGCTCCACGCCAGCCTGCCTGACGACGCCGAGGTCGCCGGCCTGCTCGCGCTGATGCTGCTCACCGAGTCGCGGCGCGCGGCCCGCACCGGTCGTGACGACGAGCTGGTGCCGCTGGACGAGCAGGACCGGACCCGGTGGAACCCCGACCTCATCCGGGAGGGCACCGCGCTGATCGACAGCGTCTGGAACCGGCGTGAGGTGGGCCCCTACCAGTTGCAGGCGGCGATCGCGGCCGTGCACGCCGACGCCGGGTCGCCGGAGAACACCGACTGGCCGCAGATCGCGGCGCTCTACCTGTGGCTCGAACGACTGCACCCCACCGCGCCGGTACGGCTGAGCCGGGTGGTCGCGGTGGCCCGGGCCTACGGGCCGGCCCGGGGGCTGGCCCTGCTCGACGACCTCAACCGGCGCTTCGGGCTCGACCGGGAACCGCTGACCCGGCAACGGGAACGCGCGGTGCGCGCCCACCTGCTCGAGACGACCGGCGACGCGCAAGGCGCGGCGACGCGGTACCGCGAGGCGGCCGCCCTGACGGCGAACCAGGTCGAGCGGCGGTACCTGCTCCACCGCGCCGACCGCCTCGACTGA
- a CDS encoding aminotransferase class V-fold PLP-dependent enzyme yields MEIAEAQKLWQPQPGWLNTASFGLPPDPVWDAVQEALTDWRAGRTSWEGWGQATERSRAAFAGLVGVPVADVAVGSTVSQLLAPVAAALPAGATVVVPEVEFTSNLFPWLVQVERGVRVRTVPLAGLVDAIDADTDLVAFSLVQSADGAIAPYAEVVAAARAHGAFVAVDATQACGWLPFDASLADLVAVGAYKWLMAPRGSAFAYLAPALRERLRPDAAGWYAGDDPHASYYGPPLRLAGDARRFDISPAWFSWVGTAPALELLAEIGVPAVRAHDVALANRFLAGLGRPPGESAIVAVEVPGAAERLERAGVRAAVRAGRVRASFHVYSTAADVDLALDALTG; encoded by the coding sequence GTGGAGATCGCAGAGGCGCAGAAGTTGTGGCAGCCGCAGCCGGGTTGGCTGAACACCGCCAGCTTCGGGCTCCCGCCCGATCCGGTGTGGGACGCGGTGCAGGAGGCGTTGACCGACTGGCGGGCCGGGCGCACGTCGTGGGAGGGCTGGGGCCAGGCCACCGAGCGGTCGCGGGCCGCCTTCGCCGGCCTGGTCGGGGTGCCGGTCGCCGACGTCGCGGTCGGCAGCACGGTCTCGCAGCTGCTGGCCCCGGTCGCCGCCGCCCTGCCCGCCGGCGCGACCGTCGTGGTGCCGGAGGTCGAGTTCACCTCCAACCTCTTCCCGTGGCTGGTGCAGGTCGAGCGGGGCGTGCGGGTGCGCACCGTGCCGCTGGCCGGGCTCGTCGACGCGATCGACGCCGACACCGACCTGGTCGCGTTCAGCCTGGTGCAGTCGGCCGACGGCGCGATCGCCCCGTACGCCGAGGTGGTCGCGGCGGCCCGGGCGCACGGCGCGTTCGTCGCGGTCGACGCCACCCAGGCGTGCGGCTGGCTGCCGTTCGACGCGAGCCTCGCCGACCTGGTCGCGGTCGGCGCGTACAAGTGGCTGATGGCCCCGCGCGGCTCCGCGTTCGCCTACCTGGCGCCCGCGCTGCGGGAGCGGCTGCGCCCCGACGCCGCCGGCTGGTACGCGGGGGACGACCCGCACGCCTCCTACTACGGCCCGCCGCTGCGCCTGGCCGGCGACGCGCGCCGGTTCGACATCTCGCCGGCGTGGTTCAGCTGGGTCGGCACGGCCCCCGCACTGGAACTGCTCGCCGAGATCGGCGTGCCGGCCGTGCGCGCGCACGACGTCGCCCTGGCCAACCGGTTCCTCGCCGGGCTGGGCCGGCCGCCGGGGGAGAGCGCGATCGTCGCGGTGGAGGTGCCGGGCGCGGCGGAGCGGCTGGAGCGGGCCGGCGTCCGGGCGGCGGTCCGTGCCGGCCGGGTGCGGGCGTCCTTCCACGTCTATTCCACGGCGGCCGACGTCGACCTCGCCCTGGACGCGCTCACCGGCTGA
- a CDS encoding SPFH domain-containing protein, with protein sequence MPFGFTVAIIFAVGLAISGLLALAASKASTKGTATLAAVACLVGAVVFTIGSSAHSVPIRSVGIVTSFGKPTGKVTGSGLKWVAPWQKVGEWDAGRQKYDHIGGDHCVRVRTGTLADACVEVLVEWQVKPENAPKQFMDYKGDFDSFRGQRVGVQLDSAVNDAFATYNPLEKIDSNTGSLNVDLKPFAESIKTSAESRLASDVDILSVTITRVNHDDKTEGNIKAFQDKLAQTRNLEQDRKNAAIQKQITETNAKVDKVSRCLEIAERNGSNPGLCINPGIVTGAK encoded by the coding sequence ATGCCCTTCGGCTTCACTGTTGCGATCATCTTCGCCGTCGGCCTGGCGATCTCCGGCCTGCTGGCGCTCGCCGCCTCGAAGGCGTCGACGAAGGGGACCGCCACCCTGGCTGCGGTCGCCTGCCTCGTCGGCGCGGTCGTGTTCACCATCGGTTCCAGCGCCCACTCCGTGCCGATCCGTTCGGTCGGCATCGTCACCAGCTTCGGCAAGCCGACGGGGAAGGTCACCGGCTCCGGTCTGAAGTGGGTGGCACCCTGGCAGAAGGTCGGCGAGTGGGACGCCGGCCGGCAGAAGTACGACCACATCGGCGGCGACCACTGCGTCCGGGTCCGCACCGGCACCCTCGCCGACGCCTGCGTCGAGGTGCTCGTCGAGTGGCAGGTCAAGCCGGAGAACGCGCCCAAGCAGTTCATGGACTACAAGGGCGACTTCGACAGCTTCCGGGGCCAGCGGGTGGGCGTGCAGCTCGACAGCGCCGTCAACGACGCCTTCGCCACCTACAACCCGCTGGAGAAGATCGACTCGAACACCGGCAGCCTGAACGTGGACCTGAAGCCCTTCGCCGAGAGCATCAAGACCAGCGCCGAGTCGCGGCTCGCCAGCGACGTCGACATCCTGTCGGTGACGATCACCCGGGTCAACCACGACGACAAGACCGAGGGCAACATCAAGGCCTTCCAGGACAAGCTCGCCCAGACCCGCAACCTGGAGCAGGACCGGAAGAACGCCGCCATCCAGAAGCAGATCACCGAGACCAACGCGAAGGTCGACAAGGTGTCGCGGTGCCTGGAGATCGCCGAGCGCAACGGCAGCAACCCCGGCCTCTGCATCAACCCCGGAATCGTCACCGGCGCCAAGTGA